From the genome of Tripterygium wilfordii isolate XIE 37 chromosome 6, ASM1340144v1, whole genome shotgun sequence:
TTCAGCAACGATGCCTCGCAAAGTTGAGAAATTAGCTAGGGAGATTCTCGCTGATCCTGTAAGAGTTACAGTGGGGGAGGTAGGGATGGCCAATGAGGATATTACTCAGGTTGTTCATGTTATTCCATCTGATGTAGAAAAGATGCCCTGGCTTCTTGAGAAGCTACCTGGAATGATTGATGATGGTGACGTTTTAGTTTTTGCTTCCAAAAAGGCAACTGTAGATGAGATTGAGTCTCAACTGGCTCAGAGGGGGTTTAAAGTTGCTGCTCTCCATGGTGATAAAGATCAGGCTTCTCGAATGGAGATATTGCAAAAGTTTAAATCTGGTGTCTACCACATTCTTATTGCAACTGATGTTGCTGCTCGTGGTCTTGACATCAAGTCGATTAAGTCAGTAGTGAACTTTGATATTGCAAGAGACATGGACATGCATGTTCATCGTATTGGTAGAACAGGTCGGGCTGGTGACAAGGACGGGATTGCATATACTCTTGTAACTCAAAAAGAGGCACGGTTTGCTGGTGAATTGGTAAATAGCCTTATTGCTGCCGGCCAGAATGTGTCCACTGAGCTGATGGATCTCGCCATGAAGGTAACTTTGTGTGATTTGtggttttatatatttttaatggaTATCGTATTTGCATACTGAAGAGCTTTCTGCCATTTTAGTCCTTTTACATGCTTTCTGGTTGCAGATAAGCATCCAGAAGGTTGAAAAATGGAAACTTGTTGATATggtttctaatatatttttgaacGAAATGCCCTTGCTGAGTGACCCTAGCAACTTATTTGATGTGCTAGATTGAAATAATTATTCAAGTTAAAATTTTCTTTAGCATGTCTCAAGCGCGAATGAGGATAAACAATGTACAGTTAGGTAATAGAAAGTTTGAGAAAGAAATGTCTACGGGTGCATGTGCGGCCATAAATAATTattgtaaaaggtaaacaacacccatgtACAAGGCTCCCGATTGGGTAGGGACAGTCAAGATGTAACAGACCTTACCCCCCACAAATGCTGTTTCCAGGAATAATTATTGTAAAAGGCCATAAATAATCATCGTATGCAGACAATTTCTTAAcaattattgaagttaaaatGTTGATGAAGTAAGAAGTTAAGGTGAAGACCCGCCTCTAAAAATGCTGATGTTTGTTCACCTCTCTGGATACTTGGGTTCAGGTTACCATATCCTTGTTCAAAATGTGGGATTTACATTTTGAATATTAGTAAAAGGTCAATGAAGATGCTAAAGTAAGAATAGTTTATCCTTTTTAAAGTGTTCCAAACGGTGAAatacaataaacaaaaaaatcataaaggCATAAACTGGAAACCAAGTCTGGAAGCTCaaatctatttaaaaaaaaaaggtctggAAGCTCAAATTCTAAATGCGAACTGAAAGTAGGCTGCCACTGTACTTTCGGTTAAAAGACTTCCTGCCTAGCTGAATGATGTAATAGTAGTTCCAGGCTTCCAGCAATATTAATTTCATACTAGATCACTCTGAAGCCTGCATAATTTATGCTGCATCATGTCATGTTAGATGCAAAGAGTACAAGTTGCACAAGATTGAGAGGTTTGGAAAAAGTAAGCAATGGATTTTTCTAAAGGGTTTTTCTCAAGGATTTCTCCAATTGTCGTTTCTGATCATGTTTCTGGACTCTTGTTTATCTGGTATGGATTACATTGTAGTTCGCTGATTTGGATGTTTGTCCTCTAtattctaattaattattattaatctgGATGGCATAGTCTTGGAGAGCAttctcatttaatttattttattcaattctTCCTGTgatattaattgattttttagtTTTGATGTACATCCACCATGATTATTGAGTGACATTTACTTTGTAAATCATTAGGATGGGAGATTCAGGTCCAAACGTGATGGAAGGAAAGGAGGTATGGTTTTTCTACCACGAATTGACACATTGATGACATGAAATTAGTTGCTTGTACAATTGCTGTCGTGTGCTAGAAAATTACAATGCTTTTGTGATCAAGAGAATGACATCTTTTCCCAAAATATCTAAAGGACCTGAACCTATTTGTCAAATATCATAGAAAATTAATtgtctgatttttattttttttaaggttgATTTTAGACTTTTGCTTTATGTTTCAGTCCTGGAGTAAACATATGTTTTGCATATGAACTGTAGTTTTCACTGGTTAATTTGGCTATTCAATTTCATTTGCAATTGATGGAATCTCTTATACTGGATTGAAAAGCTTTATCAACATTTTACATGATATGTAATATCTTGTGCAGGAGGGAAAAAGGGCAAGGGGAGGGGTGGAGGTGGCGGTAATCGAGGTGTTCGTGGAGTGGATTTTGGGCTGGGTATTGGCTATAATCCAGAATCTAGTAGCACTCCATCACATCCCGTTCAAAGTCGATCAGCCGCTGTTAATTCACTGAAGACAGGAGTGATGGCACAATTCAAGAGCAAATTTGTTGCTGCTTCATCAAACTCACAAGGTCAGGGGTTGAGCAATAGCTCGAATACCTATGCCAACAATAGACCATCTTTGCCCGGATTTGTGTCTGGGGGTACTATTGGAGGGGATGCAAAAAGAACTTTGACAACTAGTTCATTCAATTCTCCTATTTCAAAAGTACCTAATAGTGGTGGTCAGAGCTCTGGAGAAAATGAAAGTCGGAAACCTGCAGACAGGTTACTTTGCTTGGCTTTTCCTTGAATCATATGATTTTGCAGATTTTATGTTCTCAAGTGACAAGTGTTTTTAAATGTTTGCTTGTTCATGCAGTTCCAGGGAAAGGGGAAGAGAAAGGCGGAGGTCTTCTGGTTGGGACCGATAATAATCCTGCACGGCTGCACCAATCTCATATGAAtgtaattttttcttctcttaaaAGTTTTTGAATGATCTTGTTTTTATAATTATCATGACCGGCAGGTTCCTTCTGAACTTGTTTATTTAGTTTGTAATATAGAATTTACAGCTGCTGGGTATTGAATGATTCTATTTTACTTGTTGACCTTGCTGAGCAGGGAGGGAATGACACTTTTGTTGGATTTCTGGACGAAACACCCACCCAGAGACATATGTTTGGAGTGGAGTATACAGATATTTTGTACAAGTATTCTTCTAATACTTTTTTTATGTTGGTGTGCATTTCAGTTCTGTTTATTGTACCTTGCAAGTTCTACTTTGACTGGATAATCAAAAGGCGCTATACATTAGAACGAATTTCGTTCTGGTTATTGTCACTCTCTCAGCTTTTATTGGAGGATCTTGCACATAGCTTGGTTCGAACACAATTGGTAGATGCACTGTTCCTTCATGTCAGTCACAGGGCCACTTAGATTGCTTCAAGGATAACAAATTTTTTGTCCACGATTTACTTTGTGGACAGGAGAAATTATAATACTGTATTAGAAGGGGATGAGAGCATTCTTTACAAACACTTTAAATTTCACATAagaagatggtgatgatgaagaaCCATGTGTAAATGGTTGAGCTTGATGGAACCTTTTTACCTCCACATTATTGTTATTGCCAATgtataacacaaaacagagaaTGAGAAGTAgcttggttggtcaggttgtctgtcaAGGACCTTGAGGTTAGTTTTTCATCTGTTGTGGTGGTCTTTATATCTCTCGGGCATGACTTAATGTGTGTATGGCATGtgggcctttaaaaaaaatcatttttcacaTAGAAAAATATAATGTGTAACATAACAGTTCATGAAACTAAAATACTTATATTCAAGCTTCAAATGTTGAAGCAGTGTAGTTTTATTTCACGTCATTTGAAAACAAGTTTATTCTAAATCGAAACCCATTCAGAGCACATCACGGCTCAAACATATGAAATCCAAACCAACCCAGAACCCAGAATCAATTATTCAACTTTGTGCGCGAACAGAAGCAGATGAGAATTAATTATTTAGGATCAGAGAAGGAGCTGTTGAGGGAATGCATGATTTCAGGTGCCCTGCCGCGAACAAACTTTCTCACGGCATGCTCAGCATATCTTTCTCCCTCATCCTGGTTTTCCAGCACTCCAGCAAGCCTGTTCTCTTTGGtcaccctaaaccccaaaaataaaagaatcagAAACCCATCATTACAAACAAAGAGAGCAAATAAATAATTAGATAATGTCGAAcccaaaaatattaaatattttaaaatatgagtgagagagaagaaaaaaaatgaacaaaataagagagagatgcgAGAGAGACAAATGAAGAGATGAGAGaaatgataaaataattttGTAAAGTAAATCAAAATACATGGATACTGGTTAAGATAATGCTcatatcaaataaaaacaacaaaaaataattttttttcttgacaagtcattatttttttatcagTTAATTAATCGAAAACTGATTTGCGATCCCATAGATTCAGCAACTAATTAGTCAAAACAGTcttgtgccataaaaaaaaatagtaaaaacaGTCGAGGTCAAAGTGACCAAATAGCACGAGGAGAAAAGGGGGAGAGGGAGACCTGACTTCAGGGTTGGTGAAGATATTTCGCACCAACTGAATACTGCACATCGTTACAGCAACACCAACAGCCGCAAACAATGGATACACCTATACAcacaatataataaaataaatatagaatCAAATCAAAGAGACGGAAACAATCAGATCTGGCACtattgaaacaaacaaaaaggaaaagggaAACTGAATCAACAGTAGATCCGGGAAAACCTCAGGCCTGATCCATGGCGAACCACCCATTGAAAGCACTATACGGTCGAAGATCCAATCAAGTGAGGTTAGAAATCGAAGGAAAGATAGGAGACGCGAAGCAGATTTTGTCTTCGAATCTTTGACGTATGTTGGCTAATATACAAGGGAGACAGCCGCCGCCGCTGTCCACATTCATCCACATCGGTATAGCGTCCGAATAGCCAATAATTTGCTGCCATCTGGACGGGAATGTACTGGGAATCATTTAGTTGTCCTGTTATGGTATGATACTATGATGTCATAAGTTGACGTAGAGATTGATGCCGGCCTGGTATGATGTCATAAGTTGGCGTGGAGATTGATGCCAAATTATGGGAATGGGTTACGGATGGCGATCCATCCGGGGGTCCAACCAATGCACTgaagaattttgaaaaaattataaatatgttatATTTAACATGTCGAATttaatgatatttttattttcgaaacaaaaatcaaacataaaaaaagaaaaagcatgaCAAGTCTAGACAAttgaatataaatttaaaatatttgattttatatcacgataaatttgattttaattggataaaaaaCTATATTGACGGATTAGTCATAATAAATATTACACATTCacgattttttttgaaattttttaaaatatgttgGTGCACCCATTGGTCCAGTATTTTTCAATACTAAAACTATCCCCCATCCGATGAATGATGGATGAGAtttataatttgaattataaactaATTACTTTCACTCTTAACTACCCATGATTTGACATTCTCAACTACCCACGATTTCATCCCCAACTACTTATGATTTGGCATCACCAACTACCCATAATTTGATATCCCAACTTATGTGATATGACATACCAAGACCACCGAATATTTTCTCAGATTATACTACCCAAAGTAGCGTTACAATAGCATATTTATCATGTTCCGTCAATTTCCTTCTGCATAGATAGATTGCCCGTATTTGGTATCAagtgttgttttgtttttttattttttgtccaCAGCACAACTTATTTTACACACTACCAGTTATTAATTCATTAAATATCGAATAAAAAcaacattgaaattttgaaatacatATTTGATGTAGAATCTTATGTTTTAAAGGTGTCAACTTTATTGTCTGGTTAGAAGAGTTCCCTTCATGTATCGGCCCCTCTTCTGAAAGATCTTGTATCTCATGCTGTTTCTTAATATATCTCgtgtttcataaaaaaaaaaagaaaaaaagaaaaaaaaaggtgtcaACTTTATTTTAagaattctcaaaaaaataatttaattaatgtaCACACggaacaaattgaaaaattaacttATCGAAACCGCATCAGAAGTatcaaaaaaaaggggaaaaaaaatcaaaacgacAGCGGAGTCAAACTTTTGGTATATGTAATATGGCATTATAGTTGACCTTTCGTGTTTAAGCAAATCACATTTAGGTGCTGTCCGGCAATCGGACATTGAACTGCATCATTGATTAACATATGGCAACACGAGCAATCAATGATTAACATATAAATCAAGAATGGGTGAGCAACCTATGCCTTTGGACATTGAACTGCGTCATTTTGTCTTCGGACTTCCTTGCGTCGTCCGGCAATCGGACATATCTCCAGGCAAGGTTCCTTCAGACTGCTATCATTTTCAGGCAGTGGTGGAGGGACCCCAAATTTAAACTGAAATATTAGAGATAGAAGACTTTAGCTGGTTACACAACTTGGATTTCTACCATTGCTTTGATTACCAAACTAAAAcatttaaacaaaacaaaactggGTTTGGACTCACACACATCTTTACTCATGGATTTTACTCTAGTTGCCTATGCCATTGGCAATGATTCCTTCCCACCGTCTTTTCCCTGCCGTATTTTAAATGCAGTAGATTATGGAGAAGGAAAGACCGAACAGTAGTACATTGGGTTTGCGGTTTTGGCAAATTAATCACTGTGGTAGTGATGGCAGTAGAGGTTAGCAATCATGCGGCTGAAGCCACTGATGAAGCTTTTGGTCAGAGTTGAAAAGAATTTGATGAAGAATTCCCCTCCACCCTTTGTTAAATATTCTTCAATTTCATTCTCAAGTTTGAAGCAGAATGATGCATGGAGGAATACATCCCAAACTACCATTTAGACGGAATACATGTTTCTAATTAATCAAAATGCCTAAAGGTTTTAATGCAAGCAAATGTTAATTACCTGACAGCTATAATCATTAAAATTTGGCTCCATCAGCAGGGGAACCCCCATGTAATCCTTGAAGAAAGTCTACAAGCCCACATGAAGAGAGTAAGGAAAGTCATGTATGTTGAACGCAGATAAGAAAAGCATGCACACGGATATTGCGTCTGTAATAATTTGAATGATCACTTACCTGTGTTGGAAGCTTACAAGTATTGATACAAATCCCAACACACTTACTTTCCTCCAAGTACTTGCATCTTTCCACAAACACCTAAAGGAAAGACAAAACCAGTCAATTTTAGCAATCCGAACTGCCAATTAGTAGACATACCTTTGATTAGAAACACATATCACGTCAAATCATACCAAAAGCTTGTGAATCTCAGATAATTACCCCACTCTTATATGATGTTCCATCTGGAAGTTCGACATCATTCACTGTGCAAGTGCCCATGAGCCATTGACAAGTAAGAGCAGTCACCCTTGCTTAAAACCATAGAACAGTTAGGTGAGTCCTGGAGCTTACGATATTTTTGAACCTATctgattgatatgaaagaaaaaCAGACAGATATAATCTCTCTTTGTAAGCTAAAGGACTCTTAACTTACCAACCATCAATGCAGCTACTTTTCCTCCTCCTATAGGTGCTATGAGCATTTTGTAAAGCTCCAACAGAAGTGGAGGAAACAGCGACTTCAGTATCCTAACCTGttctcaaaattttcaataacCAATATACC
Proteins encoded in this window:
- the LOC119999668 gene encoding uncharacterized protein LOC119999668 translates to MGGSPWIRPEVYPLFAAVGVAVTMCSIQLVRNIFTNPEVRVTKENRLAGVLENQDEGERYAEHAVRKFVRGRAPEIMHSLNSSFSDPK
- the LOC119999667 gene encoding beta-carotene isomerase D27, chloroplastic isoform X1, translating into MEMLALLRPLSIPSCPSNIHRKHKPLLQNPNYRISCCSIRSPAINSEDASPKTEYKPGIIDDLFLSLFRNKMIKEVGWDSENPGYDGLIDVANRLVTKGRSNSDIRDTAVRILKSLFPPLLLELYKMLIAPIGGGKVAALMVARVTALTCQWLMGTCTVNDVELPDGTSYKSGVFVERCKYLEESKCVGICINTCKLPTQTFFKDYMGVPLLMEPNFNDYSCQFKFGVPPPLPENDSSLKEPCLEICPIAGRRKEVRRQNDAVQCPKCIGWTPGWIAIRNPFP
- the LOC119999667 gene encoding beta-carotene isomerase D27, chloroplastic isoform X3 gives rise to the protein MSQSSRQPGIIDDLFLSLFRNKMIKEVGWDSENPGYDGLIDVANRLVTKGRSNSDIRDTAVRILKSLFPPLLLELYKMLIAPIGGGKVAALMVARVTALTCQWLMGTCTVNDVELPDGTSYKSGVFVERCKYLEESKCVGICINTCKLPTQTFFKDYMGVPLLMEPNFNDYSCQFKFGVPPPLPENDSSLKEPCLEICPIAGRRKEVRRQNDAVQCPKCIGWTPGWIAIRNPFP
- the LOC119999667 gene encoding beta-carotene isomerase D27, chloroplastic isoform X2; the encoded protein is MEMLALLRPLSIPSCPSNIHRKHKPLLQNPNYRISCCSIRSPAINSEDASPKTEYKPGIIDDLFLSLFRNKMIKEVGWDSENPGYDGLIDVANRLVTKGRSNSDIRDTAVRILKSLFPPLLLELYKMLIAPIGGGKVAALMVARVTALTCQWLMGTCTVNDVELPDGTSYKSGVFVERCKYLEESKCVGICINTCKLPTQTFFKDYMGVPLLMEPNFNDYSCQFKFGVPPPLPENDSSLKEPCLEICPIAGRRKEVRRQNDAVQCPKIY